Proteins from a single region of Companilactobacillus farciminis KCTC 3681 = DSM 20184:
- a CDS encoding PD-(D/E)XK nuclease family protein: MTLNFVLGKNQFDHHQKMMELFNEDFQRDPQGQFFFLVPNHIKFESEVNILKSFGNDDDELIATNNVQTFSFSRLAWYFLRDSGEYNLESLTQTKAAMLLKEIVQTHKKDLKIFSGMIDKPGFLDQMISQFNEFMNGQVQPEDIELVLNDNGQDVFADKIQELNLIYTAYLEQIQNYNTNDFQLNALADFLNTKIKTSHYHFYIEGFSSFTATESNLVKSLMINSGNLDVSLVLEKSNTNDPADFYYRANSTYRQLTDFAKQQQIAVKDYFAQTTRISSDLAKLEDYWIQSSGVGNIKASIFDDKRSVQIWRCTDKQTEISAVSSYIRQMVARQGYRYNDFLILTRNLSEYGSFIESFMENNEVPYFIDLQKKMANHPFKRLVDLLFAVYNKGMQEDDVISLLRTELLIPDEFKDDLSAFRQALDLTENYALANGTTKKNWLGAAFKPDVQLDPKVDAERIHEYQLINVIKSFIKSIYQQLDKFLDQKLSSVESATALYAFLTNNHVFEVLLTWQQQATEEQNLTLANQPEQIVNLFNQILDEYVTVFGEKEFESTDFISILDAAFENATYSQIPSTLDAVSISEIGMIQPNNRKITFILGSTTANMPGATVSNNLVTDDERGFLNNNLTDGKYLKESDEVINNAEPFLHDITFTASSQRLIFTYPNLIEDNKKQELSSYVKRIKDHFNLEIEDKLLNPATDDLEDNHILQYIGSKASTLNYLIRISRSALDKNASLPDAWQYVRKQLLNRDEETSEFALSSLNYQNKPVNLTPETVNALYGKNINVSISQLETFYKNEYEYFLKYGLRLYPRQLFEITPAQTGSVFHAVLDSLVKYLTQHNQRLVDFNDQEITDLIADLFEEQTSLPENKIFKSSSRMLYISDKLQNTLVQLVKNMKQQYQRNGFNPKRSEVTFGRINNQQDLPGLSYDLSDGHKINVRGKIDRIDEMILPEQALAYLTIVDYKSSDKDFNFPQFLSGITMQMPTYIQSLNNNLELFKVDDSDVKVGGALYEHISNPFIPLSKKQVPLAEQILAQFKLQGILLNDEELLDNFDTEARTSKNVRSSRSPVVSFGKDNVISDDDLFKILNYNRRLIKQAGEKIYSGKLSLNPYRYKKVTDLQYSDFRPIFEFDAMLPENEYHDIINYNKKDVLEKIGEILEEDNA, encoded by the coding sequence ATGACATTAAATTTTGTATTAGGTAAGAACCAATTTGACCATCATCAAAAAATGATGGAATTATTTAATGAAGATTTTCAAAGAGATCCACAGGGACAGTTTTTTTTCTTAGTTCCCAATCACATAAAATTCGAATCTGAAGTCAATATCCTCAAATCATTCGGCAATGATGACGATGAATTGATAGCTACAAATAATGTCCAAACCTTTTCTTTCTCACGTCTGGCTTGGTACTTTTTGCGTGACAGTGGTGAGTATAACCTAGAAAGCTTAACGCAAACTAAAGCCGCCATGTTGTTGAAAGAAATTGTTCAGACGCACAAAAAAGATTTGAAGATTTTTTCAGGAATGATTGATAAACCTGGATTTTTAGATCAAATGATTTCTCAATTCAATGAATTCATGAACGGACAAGTTCAGCCAGAAGATATTGAGTTAGTTTTGAATGACAATGGACAAGACGTTTTCGCTGATAAAATCCAAGAATTAAACTTAATTTATACAGCTTATTTGGAACAAATCCAAAATTACAATACTAATGATTTTCAATTGAATGCTTTGGCCGACTTTTTGAATACGAAAATAAAAACTAGCCACTATCATTTTTATATTGAAGGCTTTTCATCATTTACCGCTACAGAATCAAATTTGGTGAAGTCATTGATGATCAATAGTGGCAACCTCGATGTGTCATTGGTTTTGGAGAAGTCGAATACGAATGACCCAGCTGACTTTTACTATCGCGCTAACTCGACCTATCGACAATTGACAGACTTTGCTAAGCAACAACAAATCGCTGTCAAAGATTATTTTGCTCAAACAACTAGGATTAGTTCGGACTTGGCAAAATTGGAAGACTATTGGATTCAATCCAGTGGCGTGGGGAATATAAAAGCTTCGATTTTTGATGATAAGCGTTCAGTGCAAATTTGGAGATGTACGGACAAGCAGACTGAAATTTCAGCCGTTAGTTCATATATTCGTCAAATGGTGGCTCGTCAAGGTTATCGATACAATGACTTCTTGATTTTGACACGTAACTTATCGGAATATGGTTCCTTTATCGAATCATTTATGGAAAATAATGAAGTTCCTTATTTTATCGATTTGCAAAAGAAAATGGCTAATCATCCCTTCAAACGCTTGGTTGACCTCTTATTTGCCGTCTACAACAAAGGGATGCAAGAAGACGACGTTATTAGTTTATTGAGAACTGAATTATTGATTCCTGATGAATTTAAGGATGATTTATCGGCTTTTCGACAGGCTCTAGATTTGACTGAAAATTATGCCTTGGCTAACGGTACCACAAAGAAAAATTGGTTGGGAGCAGCCTTTAAGCCAGACGTACAGTTAGATCCAAAAGTCGATGCTGAAAGAATTCATGAATATCAATTAATTAATGTCATTAAAAGTTTTATAAAATCAATTTATCAGCAATTAGATAAATTCTTAGATCAAAAATTATCTTCAGTTGAGAGTGCCACAGCCTTGTACGCTTTCTTGACGAACAACCACGTTTTTGAAGTCTTATTAACTTGGCAACAACAGGCAACTGAAGAACAAAATCTAACATTGGCTAATCAACCAGAACAAATCGTCAACTTATTCAATCAAATTTTAGACGAGTACGTAACTGTATTTGGCGAAAAAGAATTTGAATCAACAGATTTTATCAGTATTTTGGATGCGGCGTTTGAAAATGCTACTTATTCGCAAATCCCTTCGACACTCGATGCTGTAAGCATTTCTGAAATTGGAATGATCCAACCTAACAATCGCAAGATTACTTTCATCTTAGGTTCAACCACTGCCAATATGCCTGGGGCAACGGTCTCTAATAATCTAGTAACTGACGATGAACGTGGCTTTTTGAATAATAATTTGACCGATGGTAAGTATTTAAAAGAGTCAGACGAAGTGATCAATAATGCCGAACCATTCTTGCATGATATTACTTTCACTGCCAGCTCGCAGCGTTTGATATTTACGTATCCTAATTTGATTGAGGATAATAAAAAACAAGAATTATCCAGTTATGTCAAAAGAATCAAAGACCATTTCAATTTAGAGATTGAAGATAAACTGCTTAATCCAGCTACAGATGATTTGGAAGACAACCATATCTTGCAATACATCGGCTCAAAAGCTTCAACTTTGAATTATTTGATTAGAATTTCACGCAGTGCTTTAGATAAAAATGCTAGTTTACCGGACGCTTGGCAATACGTTCGTAAGCAGTTGTTGAATCGTGATGAAGAGACATCTGAATTTGCCTTGAGCTCATTGAATTATCAAAATAAGCCTGTTAACTTAACACCAGAAACAGTCAATGCTTTGTATGGCAAGAATATCAATGTTTCGATTTCACAGTTAGAAACATTTTATAAAAATGAGTATGAATACTTTTTAAAATACGGATTACGTCTGTATCCACGTCAGCTATTCGAAATAACGCCAGCTCAAACTGGTTCAGTTTTTCATGCAGTCCTAGACAGCTTAGTAAAATATCTTACTCAACATAATCAAAGATTAGTCGATTTCAATGATCAAGAGATAACTGACTTGATTGCTGACTTATTTGAAGAGCAGACTAGTTTGCCAGAGAACAAGATTTTTAAGTCTTCATCTCGAATGCTTTATATTTCTGACAAATTGCAAAATACCTTAGTTCAATTAGTTAAGAACATGAAGCAGCAGTATCAACGTAATGGCTTTAATCCTAAGCGTTCTGAAGTTACCTTTGGTCGAATCAACAATCAACAAGACTTGCCGGGGCTTTCTTATGACTTGTCAGATGGTCACAAGATCAATGTTCGTGGAAAGATCGATCGAATCGATGAAATGATTTTGCCAGAACAAGCATTGGCTTATTTGACAATTGTTGACTACAAGTCGAGTGACAAGGATTTCAATTTCCCACAATTTCTAAGTGGAATTACGATGCAGATGCCTACTTATATCCAGAGCTTGAACAATAATTTGGAACTATTTAAAGTTGATGATTCCGACGTAAAAGTTGGTGGTGCGCTATACGAACACATTAGTAATCCATTTATCCCTTTGAGCAAAAAACAAGTGCCACTTGCTGAACAAATTTTGGCTCAATTCAAACTTCAAGGAATTTTGTTAAATGACGAGGAGCTGTTGGATAACTTTGATACTGAAGCTAGAACTTCTAAAAATGTCAGATCATCCAGATCTCCAGTAGTTAGTTTTGGCAAAGACAATGTGATTTCCGATGATGATCTCTTTAAAATTCTTAATTACAATCGTCGTTTGATCAAACAAGCCGGAGAAAAGATTTATTCCGGAAAATTGAGTCTCAATCCGTATCGCTACAAAAAGGTTACCGATTTACAATACAGCGACTTTCGTCCTATTTTTGAATTCGATGCAATGTTACCGGAAAATGAATATCACGATATCATCAATTACAACAAAAAAGATGTGCTAGAAAAAATCGGAGAAATTTTGGAGGAAGACAATGCCTGA
- the addA gene encoding helicase-exonuclease AddAB subunit AddA, which translates to MPEWTEDQKKAIEHRGHDILVSAAAGSGKTTILIERILRELKSDEDVDNLLVATFTEAAAQEMKDRLLKALKEAVNQTDNADEKRRLQKQIFRIPMANISTLHAFCLSVIKKFYYVIDLDPNFRLLSDDTEKSIIQEQAYDNVRNKYYSKEDIDFIKLTNNFTNDKTDDGLKDIVFKLYDFAITTSDTKAYLDDLSKTYQFVNSFSQTEFYREEFLPQIKSRLDELLLTVKHGLDLASDDDLAQTYLDVFKEAEERLQKVNSELSQYNYDQLQDIFYNFKFKNKKQRVTKAEKEGKDLSLMNETGEVKKTLDDQLKSLVTDYFLKSETGVNEALKVAQSLVQKLVEVEYSFINEFQKLKTNSHVLDFNDLEHRAVDILEGEVDGRKIAQEYYQNKFHELMIDEYQDVNAMQDKIIDLLSCENNHRFMVGDIKQSIYGFRQAAPRLFTEKYEAFQRDDNDDELIQLSMNFRSSKAVDDFVNNIFTKIFDKKIGDIDYDEKSKLITGTNFPEVVDTTNEFDVYVGDEDEEVTKRQTLISAAAKKIQALIDQGFEIYDSKMKADSEEKKIRPLKYSDIAILSRVRDSNTDIISYFSKVNIPVMVKDAQNYFQTTELQIMMSMLKLVDNPYEDIPLVAVLHSPIVGLNEEELAKIRLVDKRNIYFTALNEYVASENAEEHLKNKISSFLVQLDNYRDFANKNSIARLIWKIYQETGILEYVSGMPGGKQRAANLHALYQRANAYEENNYKGLHQFINFIERMQKLDKDLSQPNSIEANDDTVKVMTVHGSKGLEFPIVIYLDMDKKFNMMDVNSDTVFDAQKGIGITVADNETRLKYRTIPRGIISYQKKIATVSEEMRLLYVALTRAKQKLIMLGFTKDSDKLLKTWNNVSMTNGLVNESIRMKANSFQNFVGISTLQDAKAPEYYDEASHLQFKLIEAKTEDAKAPKNQKIKLLPKEPSQLFKDAVADILDLDYQYQESVETTAYQSVSEIKGLFEDPDSKNMAEMLPEKSRYNLGSFAQPEFLTKTKKVTNAEVGSATHLVLQKINIEKTPEIADFEELITQMTNEKLLTPELAKKIDCASLAKFYQSDLGQEIVANHQNVSREFPCSILMPAKRLFKDTAKDYSVNDKILVHGIIDGVIELDEGVIIFDYKTDHVTSQNEDELVKKYSGQVNLYAKAIEAIKKKPVLGKYLYFLKKDRAVKL; encoded by the coding sequence ATGCCTGAGTGGACAGAAGATCAGAAAAAAGCAATTGAACATCGCGGACATGATATCTTAGTTTCAGCTGCGGCTGGTTCAGGGAAGACAACTATCTTAATTGAACGAATCTTACGCGAACTGAAGAGCGATGAAGATGTTGATAACTTATTAGTTGCAACTTTTACAGAAGCTGCCGCTCAAGAAATGAAGGATCGTCTATTAAAAGCTTTGAAAGAAGCTGTTAATCAAACTGATAATGCTGATGAAAAAAGACGTCTTCAAAAACAAATTTTTCGCATTCCGATGGCTAATATCAGTACCTTGCACGCATTTTGCTTGAGTGTGATCAAGAAGTTTTATTATGTAATTGATTTAGATCCTAATTTTCGACTTTTGAGTGACGATACTGAGAAATCAATTATCCAAGAGCAAGCTTATGATAATGTTCGTAACAAGTACTACAGCAAAGAAGATATAGACTTCATCAAACTAACTAACAATTTCACTAATGATAAAACTGACGATGGTCTAAAGGACATTGTTTTCAAACTGTACGACTTTGCCATTACGACTAGCGATACGAAGGCTTATTTAGATGATTTGAGTAAGACTTATCAATTCGTAAATTCATTTAGTCAAACTGAATTTTATCGAGAAGAATTCTTGCCACAAATCAAGTCACGCCTAGATGAACTTCTATTGACAGTCAAACACGGTTTAGATTTAGCATCTGACGATGATTTAGCACAAACTTACCTAGATGTCTTTAAGGAAGCCGAAGAAAGACTCCAAAAAGTCAATTCAGAATTGTCACAGTACAATTACGATCAGTTGCAGGACATCTTTTATAACTTTAAATTTAAAAACAAAAAGCAACGTGTTACTAAGGCTGAAAAAGAGGGCAAAGATCTCTCGTTAATGAATGAAACCGGAGAGGTTAAGAAAACTCTAGACGATCAATTAAAGAGTCTGGTGACTGATTACTTCTTGAAGTCAGAAACTGGTGTCAACGAAGCTTTAAAGGTTGCCCAAAGTTTAGTTCAAAAATTAGTTGAAGTTGAATATAGCTTTATTAATGAGTTTCAAAAACTTAAGACTAATAGTCACGTTTTAGACTTCAATGATTTAGAACACCGCGCCGTTGATATTTTAGAAGGTGAAGTCGATGGTCGAAAGATTGCTCAAGAATATTATCAAAACAAGTTCCATGAGTTAATGATCGATGAGTATCAAGATGTCAATGCCATGCAAGATAAGATTATCGACTTATTGTCGTGTGAAAATAATCATCGTTTCATGGTAGGGGACATCAAGCAGTCAATTTACGGCTTTAGACAAGCAGCACCTAGATTGTTTACCGAAAAATATGAAGCCTTCCAAAGAGATGACAATGACGATGAATTGATCCAATTGTCAATGAATTTCCGTTCCTCAAAGGCCGTCGATGATTTCGTTAATAATATCTTTACGAAAATTTTTGATAAAAAGATTGGTGACATCGATTACGATGAGAAATCTAAGTTGATTACCGGAACTAACTTCCCAGAGGTCGTTGATACAACTAATGAATTTGACGTTTATGTCGGCGATGAAGATGAAGAAGTAACTAAGCGCCAGACTTTGATCAGTGCAGCTGCCAAAAAAATTCAAGCTTTGATTGATCAAGGCTTTGAAATTTATGACAGCAAAATGAAAGCCGACTCAGAAGAGAAAAAGATTCGTCCATTGAAATATTCAGATATCGCTATTTTGTCGCGAGTTAGAGATAGCAATACTGATATTATTTCTTATTTTTCAAAGGTAAATATTCCCGTCATGGTCAAGGATGCCCAAAATTATTTCCAGACGACTGAATTGCAAATTATGATGTCAATGTTGAAGTTGGTTGATAATCCATATGAAGACATCCCTTTGGTTGCCGTCTTACATTCACCAATTGTTGGATTGAATGAAGAAGAATTGGCCAAAATCCGCTTAGTCGATAAACGAAATATTTACTTTACAGCTTTGAATGAATATGTGGCTTCTGAAAACGCTGAAGAACATCTCAAGAACAAAATCAGTTCGTTTTTAGTCCAATTGGATAATTATCGTGACTTTGCTAACAAAAATAGCATTGCTCGTTTAATTTGGAAGATTTATCAAGAGACTGGTATTTTGGAATACGTTTCAGGGATGCCTGGTGGAAAGCAACGTGCTGCCAATCTTCATGCCTTGTACCAACGTGCCAATGCTTATGAAGAAAATAATTATAAAGGTTTGCATCAATTCATTAACTTTATCGAACGAATGCAAAAATTAGACAAAGATCTTTCGCAACCAAATAGTATTGAAGCTAATGATGATACGGTCAAAGTTATGACAGTTCACGGTTCTAAGGGATTGGAATTTCCAATCGTAATTTATTTGGATATGGACAAGAAGTTCAATATGATGGATGTCAATTCCGACACTGTCTTTGACGCTCAAAAAGGAATCGGAATTACTGTGGCTGATAATGAAACTAGACTCAAGTATCGGACCATCCCTCGAGGAATTATCAGTTATCAAAAGAAAATCGCTACTGTTTCCGAAGAAATGCGTTTATTGTACGTAGCGTTAACTAGAGCAAAGCAAAAATTGATCATGCTTGGTTTTACTAAAGATTCAGATAAACTATTAAAAACTTGGAATAATGTTTCGATGACTAATGGTTTAGTGAATGAATCAATTAGAATGAAAGCTAATAGTTTTCAAAACTTCGTTGGTATCAGTACATTACAAGATGCTAAGGCACCAGAGTATTATGATGAAGCGAGTCATTTGCAATTTAAACTGATAGAAGCCAAAACTGAAGATGCAAAAGCTCCTAAGAATCAAAAAATCAAATTGTTACCTAAAGAACCTAGTCAATTGTTCAAAGATGCAGTTGCCGATATTTTGGATTTAGATTATCAATATCAAGAATCAGTTGAAACGACGGCCTATCAGTCAGTTTCTGAAATCAAAGGTTTGTTTGAAGACCCTGATAGCAAAAACATGGCTGAAATGCTACCGGAAAAGTCACGCTATAACTTAGGCTCATTTGCTCAACCGGAATTTTTGACTAAGACTAAAAAAGTCACTAACGCTGAAGTCGGAAGTGCAACTCACTTAGTTCTTCAAAAAATCAATATAGAGAAGACTCCAGAAATTGCCGATTTTGAAGAATTAATAACTCAAATGACCAATGAAAAATTATTGACGCCAGAATTGGCTAAAAAAATCGACTGTGCTAGTTTGGCCAAATTTTATCAAAGCGACTTAGGTCAAGAAATTGTTGCTAATCATCAAAATGTTAGTCGAGAATTCCCTTGCTCAATTCTGATGCCAGCCAAAAGATTGTTTAAAGATACCGCAAAAGATTATTCTGTTAACGATAAAATCTTAGTTCATGGTATTATTGATGGAGTGATTGAATTAGATGAAGGCGTAATTATTTTTGACTATAAAACTGATCATGTTACTAGTCAAAATGAGGATGAACTTGTTAAGAAATATTCAGGACAAGTTAATTTATACGCAAAAGCGATTGAAGCAATCAAGAAAAAGCCCGTTTTGGGCAAATATCTTTATTTCTTGAAGAAAGACCGAGCAGTTAAACTTTAA
- a CDS encoding helicase C-terminal domain-containing protein yields the protein MNDLKNTYAVVDLETTNSNWHDNGRIIQFGCALIENGEITHIYDQKINPKVPIPNRITALTGLSDEDVKDSPTFEEVAPDIFKLLKNRVFIAHNVNFDLTFLNREFKRIGMNQLNVKAIDTVELSQILFPTISSYKLQDLTRYLSIVHKNPHSANSDAHVTAELFLVILKRVQQLPLDTLRLLAKFGKNTLRETDLVFKTVLEEREKNARTEVLPAYLYEQGGLILRKKDFHVSEQIDHSTKYPQSKEAKKKLLDGILDYRVNQSNLMDNIYKTSQHRDKYKKWNLIEAPTGAGKTLGYLLPLSYLINSDQKLVIATTTKVLQQQIVEQSIPLLNQVTGNNYHAEIVKSSYNFIDLDRFSEALDNYRLHSHTAILKMKIIVWLTMTTTGDLSELHLTNYSSPLFSIIRHRGEPKENSIYSNDDFWLYQQNRYLESKILVTNQSFLARHLDSQFWGGNSYLVIDEANHFAGSLRDASSPTIDFLKLNEYIKKISDILYQNRVTLRYAFTEVTTQLWNYQDLQTMETHFQAVDELMERIEYNIFGNYIRNKVRFKDRQEFVSILDSSNEFGKDNDKLAELLSDLIVELSLISNRVETLFDQYNFQKNFISVELSKVISNLTIENAKLRTVLKNLDELLQALKSPDNKFGLQLEMRDYYDPKTLKISWRQYDIRDLIADTTDRFSQIFAIGAAITIQKDFSHFILDTQLNQNQINQMVILPDMNSISKNSKIYLPANLPDIQSLNSEEYFDMVTGYIVDVLDNLDHQTMILFNSLNTLAKVYERLMETDVKEKWEILAQGVTGSNEKIKKRFAIGRRSVLLGANSFWEGVDFPKKVLEILIVTRIPFESPEQPDVKIKQDILKQQDLNVFKVDSLPNAILQLRQGLGRLIRTPNDRGVILLLDNRILTKNYGKTILDSLPKGLPVINEDMDSIKKDINDFLN from the coding sequence GTGAATGATTTGAAAAACACTTACGCTGTTGTTGATCTGGAAACAACCAATTCTAATTGGCATGACAACGGGCGTATAATTCAATTCGGCTGTGCCCTTATCGAAAATGGTGAAATAACACATATTTATGATCAAAAAATCAATCCTAAGGTACCAATTCCTAATCGGATTACGGCCTTAACTGGTTTGAGTGACGAAGATGTCAAAGATTCACCTACATTTGAAGAAGTTGCACCTGATATCTTTAAACTTTTAAAAAATCGAGTTTTTATTGCACATAATGTGAATTTTGATTTGACCTTTTTAAATCGTGAATTTAAACGTATCGGAATGAATCAACTAAACGTCAAAGCTATCGATACTGTTGAATTATCGCAAATTCTCTTTCCAACTATTAGCAGTTACAAATTACAAGACTTAACACGTTATTTGAGCATCGTCCATAAAAATCCGCATAGTGCTAACAGCGATGCACACGTTACAGCAGAATTATTTTTGGTTATTCTAAAACGTGTTCAGCAATTACCACTGGATACTTTGCGGTTGTTGGCTAAGTTCGGGAAGAATACTTTGAGGGAAACGGATCTAGTCTTTAAAACTGTTTTAGAAGAACGGGAAAAAAATGCGCGAACAGAAGTTTTACCAGCTTATTTATATGAGCAGGGTGGACTTATTTTACGCAAAAAGGATTTCCATGTCAGTGAACAAATCGATCACTCGACTAAATATCCTCAATCTAAAGAAGCTAAGAAAAAACTGCTTGACGGCATCTTAGATTATCGAGTTAATCAATCTAACTTGATGGATAATATTTACAAAACTAGTCAACACCGTGACAAATATAAAAAGTGGAACTTAATTGAAGCGCCAACGGGAGCAGGTAAGACTTTAGGTTATTTATTGCCACTATCTTATTTGATCAACAGTGACCAGAAATTAGTTATCGCTACCACAACGAAAGTTTTACAGCAGCAAATTGTTGAACAGTCGATTCCGTTATTGAATCAAGTGACTGGCAATAATTATCACGCAGAAATCGTCAAGAGTAGTTATAACTTCATTGATTTGGATCGCTTTTCTGAAGCTTTGGATAACTATCGTTTGCACAGTCATACGGCTATTTTGAAAATGAAGATCATTGTTTGGTTGACGATGACAACGACTGGTGACTTGAGCGAATTACATCTGACGAATTACAGTAGTCCTTTGTTCAGCATCATCAGACATCGTGGCGAACCAAAGGAAAATTCAATTTATAGCAACGATGACTTTTGGCTTTACCAACAAAATCGTTATCTGGAATCTAAAATTTTAGTTACTAACCAATCATTTTTAGCTAGACATTTAGACAGTCAATTCTGGGGTGGCAATTCCTACTTAGTGATTGATGAAGCTAATCATTTTGCTGGTAGTTTACGGGATGCTAGTTCACCTACGATCGACTTTTTGAAATTGAACGAATACATCAAAAAAATCAGTGATATTCTTTATCAAAATCGAGTAACACTTCGTTATGCTTTTACAGAAGTAACGACTCAATTGTGGAATTATCAGGATTTACAGACGATGGAAACTCATTTTCAAGCTGTTGACGAATTGATGGAACGAATCGAATACAATATCTTTGGAAATTATATTCGCAATAAAGTTCGTTTCAAAGACCGGCAAGAATTCGTCTCAATCCTAGACAGCAGCAATGAATTCGGCAAAGATAATGACAAATTAGCTGAGTTATTGTCGGATTTGATTGTGGAATTATCACTGATTTCCAATCGTGTTGAAACTCTATTTGACCAATACAATTTCCAAAAGAACTTTATTTCAGTCGAATTATCAAAGGTAATCTCCAATTTGACGATTGAAAATGCTAAATTAAGAACAGTTTTGAAGAACCTTGATGAGTTGTTGCAAGCTCTTAAAAGTCCAGACAATAAATTTGGTTTGCAATTAGAAATGCGCGATTACTACGATCCTAAGACCTTAAAAATCAGTTGGCGTCAATATGACATCCGCGATTTGATTGCCGATACGACTGATCGATTCAGTCAAATCTTTGCTATTGGAGCAGCTATTACGATTCAAAAAGATTTTTCACACTTCATTTTGGATACGCAACTAAACCAAAATCAGATCAATCAAATGGTTATCTTGCCGGATATGAATAGTATCTCTAAGAATAGCAAAATTTATTTGCCAGCTAACTTACCGGATATTCAATCGCTCAATAGTGAAGAATACTTTGACATGGTTACGGGCTACATCGTTGATGTCTTGGACAATCTGGATCATCAAACGATGATTTTGTTCAACTCGTTAAATACTTTGGCCAAAGTTTATGAGCGTCTAATGGAGACTGACGTCAAAGAAAAGTGGGAAATTTTAGCTCAAGGCGTGACTGGTTCAAATGAAAAGATCAAAAAGCGTTTTGCTATTGGTCGTCGTTCTGTCTTGCTAGGTGCCAACTCATTTTGGGAAGGGGTCGACTTTCCTAAAAAAGTTCTAGAGATTTTGATCGTAACGAGAATTCCATTCGAATCTCCTGAGCAACCAGATGTTAAAATCAAACAAGATATTTTGAAGCAACAAGATTTGAATGTCTTTAAAGTTGATTCTTTGCCCAATGCTATCTTACAATTACGACAAGGCTTAGGCCGTCTGATTAGGACCCCTAACGATCGAGGCGTGATTTTACTGTTAGATAATCGTATTTTGACGAAGAATTACGGTAAAACCATTTTGGATTCGCTTCCGAAAGGATTGCCGGTAATCAACGAAGATATGGATTCTATTAAAAAAGATATAAATGACTTTTTGAATTAA
- a CDS encoding DUF5590 domain-containing protein: MNRSTKILLTISLIALAMVSALTYLNLSTAPNSSAKSQANEIAKEKAGIVQPDYFGNYTREKQYYAVGGLTKNDKYRYIIIDAKSGKTDTFNKNNAPVRQTIIDGVAQRYGAKKILHINLGIYKKKPTWEVTFQKSNGKIGYNLVDFKTGKSIQIINNI, translated from the coding sequence ATGAATAGAAGTACAAAAATCTTATTGACCATTTCTTTAATTGCATTAGCAATGGTTTCTGCATTGACCTATTTAAATCTTTCTACGGCACCAAATTCGAGTGCTAAATCACAAGCTAATGAGATTGCCAAAGAAAAGGCTGGCATCGTTCAGCCTGACTATTTTGGTAACTATACGCGTGAAAAGCAATATTATGCGGTTGGTGGTTTAACAAAGAATGACAAATATCGTTACATCATTATTGATGCTAAGAGTGGTAAGACCGATACTTTTAACAAAAATAATGCGCCAGTTCGTCAAACGATTATCGATGGAGTGGCTCAACGTTATGGAGCTAAGAAGATTTTGCATATAAATCTAGGAATTTACAAAAAGAAACCTACTTGGGAAGTAACTTTCCAAAAGAGCAATGGTAAGATCGGCTACAATTTGGTTGATTTTAAAACTGGTAAAAGTATCCAGATCATTAATAATATTTAA
- a CDS encoding DnaD domain protein, with protein MNDDLFNSFVESGSTTINNLIIKNFHKLGMTERDLIVYLALSMYAQKGNTFPMAQDLAEDTGIDETSIYTVIQGLIKLGIIELKTVVDHHQQRDIYSLTPIFHRLKNLLQQEKLANKQDKLMSDTEELFKKIEVEFGRPISPIEQEQIHQWIDDDHYSIELIDLALREAVLNQAYSLKYMDRILISWEKSNIKSAEQLQERRKKLGY; from the coding sequence ATGAACGATGACTTATTCAATTCTTTTGTCGAGAGTGGCAGTACGACTATTAATAATTTAATTATTAAGAATTTTCATAAATTAGGGATGACTGAACGTGATTTGATCGTCTATTTAGCTTTGTCGATGTATGCCCAAAAAGGCAATACTTTCCCCATGGCACAAGATTTAGCCGAAGATACTGGGATAGATGAGACCTCAATTTACACAGTTATTCAAGGTTTGATCAAACTTGGTATTATTGAATTGAAGACCGTAGTTGACCACCATCAACAACGTGACATTTATTCTTTAACGCCAATCTTCCATCGTTTGAAGAATCTCTTGCAGCAGGAAAAATTGGCTAATAAGCAGGATAAATTGATGTCTGATACTGAAGAATTATTCAAGAAAATCGAAGTTGAATTTGGTCGTCCTATTTCACCAATCGAGCAAGAACAAATTCATCAATGGATCGATGATGATCATTACAGTATCGAATTGATTGATCTGGCTTTGAGAGAGGCGGTTTTGAATCAAGCTTATTCTTTAAAATACATGGATCGGATTTTAATTAGCTGGGAAAAGAGTAATATTAAGTCAGCAGAGCAACTCCAAGAACGACGAAAGAAGCTGGGATATTAA